In Acidobacteriota bacterium, the sequence TGTGGTTTATGCCAATGACCCGTCACTTGCGGTTCTCGCCAGTTCAACCAAACTTGAGTTACCTTCCATCAAAGACGTATTGCCGGAGGTGATGCAACTCATTGCGGCTTCGGAAAATGACCCGACCGAATCACAAAGCTGTCGCTACACCCGACCCGACGGCACCTCCATCCTCATCGGATTTCGGGTAGCGCCAATCATTGATGGATTACCACTCAGCGAAGGGATGCATTATGCCGTCATTTTTCAAGATGTCACGGAGGTCGAAAAGTTACGCGATGAGCGCGACCGTTTACTGCAACTGGCTGCCGTCAGCGAAGTTCTGCCAGCGGTGCTGCACGAATTAAAAAACCCGCTGGCAGCCATTTCAACAGCGGTCGAAGTTTTAATTGAAGAGGTCAACGAGTTGAGCGTGCAGACCGAATTGCACGCGGTTTTAAGTGAAGTGCGACGCATCCGGCTGACCCTCGAAGGCATCGGCTTGGTCAGCCACAAGATGCGCAATCGCAAAAACAGCGCCATTGATTTTGCCATTAAAGAGGCGTTCAGAATTCTCGAAGCGCCGATGAAACAGAAACACCTGGTTTCGCAATGCGTGGTTCCGGCAATGCCGCTTTTGCGTTTGGACGCTTCGGCAATCCGCGCCATTGTTTTCAACCTGGTCGTCAATGCCATTTATGCTTGTAGCATCGGGGCGCAAATTACGCTTCATGCCCATTATCACGCGATGCGCTCAACGCTTGAGATTACCGTCAGCGACAGCGGCTGCGGGATGTCCGAAGCCGTCCTGCAACGTTGTCGCGAACTCTTTTTTACCACCAAACCAAACGGCAGCGGTCTGGGGCTGGCGCTTTGCGATGCGGTCATTCAAAGCGCCGGCGGTCAGTTGGAAATTCGTTCAACGAAAGGAGCAGGCACAACCGTTAAAGTTTTCTTGCCGGTTGCCAGAGGGTAAGCCGTCGTGATTTTAAATGCAAAATTATGACAGAAAAGTTTCAAAGCATCAGGAGGATGAATTGCTATGAGTAGAGTTGACGAACTCAACAGGGTGCTCAGGTCATTACAGGCGGGAACACCCGACATCGAAGCCGCTGCGGTGATTTCCGAAGACGGGCTGGTCATCGCCAGCGCCTTGCCGCAGCACATCGAAGAGGTGCGGGTCGCCGGAATGAGCGCAACCATTTTAAGTCTCGGCTCTCGCGCCGTACATGAACTGGGACGCGGCAATCTCGAACAGGTACTCGTAAGAGGCAAAGACGGTTATATCGTGCTGGGCAATGCATCGCCGGGAACCTTGCTGTTAATTCTCACCACCCGCGAAGCCAAACTGGGTCTCATCTTTCTCGATATGAACCGGGCGATTGAGAATATTAAGAAGATTCTCTAACAGGCGCTAACGGAGGATAACCAATATGCCAACGGTAAATTTATACAATGATGGAAAACATCAGAATGTTTTGCTCGAAGATTTTGGGCACGGCGAGATGGTGCAAGCCAATCAACATGTCATCATGCACGACGGCGCGGGAATGATTTTAGATCCCGGCGGGCATAAGGTTTATAACCAAGCCTTGTCGGAAACCACTGCGCTGCTTAAAGGCGGTCAACTGGAAATCATCTTTTTTTCGCATCAAGACCCGGACATTATCGCTGCCGCCAATGGCTGGTTGATGACCACAGACGCAACCGCTTATATCTCGCAGTTGTGGGTGCGTTTCGTGCCGCATTTCGGTTTAGACCGGCTGGTTATGGAAAGATTGAAACCGATTCCCGATGCCGGATTGCAATTGCATTTGAAAGGTTGCAGCTTACAGGCGATTCCGGCGCATTTTCTGCACTCGCCGGGCAATTTTCAAATCTATGACCCGATTTCCAAAATTCTATACAGCGGCGACCTCGGCGCGTCTCTGGGAATGGATTATCAAGAGGTTCCCGATTTCGATGCGCACTTGCAATACATGGAAGGATTCCATCGTCGCTATATGGCATCAAATCGCGCCATGAAAGCCTGGGCGGCGACGGTTAAAACCCTCGATATCGAACTCATCGCCCCGCAACACGGCGCTTTCTTCAAAGGAAAAGCGATGGTCAATCGCTTCATTAGCTGGTGCGAACAACTCGCTTGCGGCGTTGATTTGCTGCCTGACCATTACGCGCTTGAGTAAACGTCGGGAGGTGCGCCGGTATGTCTCTGGTCATGATTGTTGAAGATGAAGCGGTGTTGCGTTCGTCGATGGCGCGCGGCATCAGGAAGCTTGCGGGCATCGAAACTGCCGAAGCCGGGACGCTCGCTGAAGCCAGACGTCAGCTTGCCGCCTGCCCGCCGCAGTTGATTCTCTCGGATATCGATTTGCCGGATGGTTCGGGCATCGAAATTCTCAGTGAACTCGAACGCCAGGGGTCGCGCATTCCTGTGGTCTTCATCAGCGCCTATCTTGATGCCTGGATCGAGCGGATTCCCACAATTCCCGAAATTGAGGTTCACGGCAAACCGGTTGGGCTTGAAGAACTCCGCGATATTGTTACCAGACGATTGAACGCCACGGCTGAAGAAACCGGCGCCTTGCCATTTTCAGTTGCAGACTATCTGCAACTCGCCTGCCTGGGACAACACTCGGTTTTAATCGAAGTGCGGGCGACAGATGGCAGTCTGGCAACGCTTGAAATCGTCAAAGGCAATATCTGGAGCGCCAGCGATGCGCAAGGCAGCGGCATTGACGCCTTTCGCCGCATCCTGTTTGCGCCGAATCATTCTGCACATTGCCGCAGTCTGCAAAGCCATTCGCTGGAGCGAACGATTTTTGACGATTGGCAGCGGCTTTTGATGGACGCGGCAAGGCTTCATGACGAAACGGCGCATGAGCAGGAATTGCTCAAAGAAGCAACCGCTCAAGTCGATGATGTTGCTGAGGCGCTCGCTTCGGCAACTGAAAATGCATTTAATACGATTTGGGAAGAAGCCATCAGCGCCATGATTGAACGCGATTACCAACGCGCCTTAAAAGCATTTTTGCAAGCTGATGCCATCGCTCCGGGCGACCGCAAAGTGGCTGCCAATCTGGCGCGCTTGAAAGATATGGGCGTCACGCTTTCTGAGATGGAACCAACCGCAGAAGTCCATAAATAACGGAGGTCGAATATGGCAAAACGGATTTGTATCGCCAGCCCTAAAGGCGGGGTTGGCAAAACCACCATTGCGCTAAACCTGGCGGTCGCTTTAGCCGACCGCGGACGCCGCGTGCTGCTCGTCGATTTAGACCCGCAGGGCGGCATCGGACTTTCGTTAGCGCGTCAGGATGATGCGATGGCAGGGCTGGCGGATTTGATGGTTGGGCAGATTGCGCCCGCTGACGCCATTATCAAAACCCAACTTCCCACCCTTGAACTGCTCACCCGCGGGCGCTTGAACCCGGTTGATGCCTGTGAATTTGAAATGGCAATCTTCCGCTCAGGCGTGCTCGAAGGTGCTCTGCAAAAAGTTGAGCAGAACGCCGACCTGGTTTTGCTTGATACGCCTTCGGGGCTTGGATTGGTGACGCGCGCCGCGCTCACGGTTTCGGATTTTGTATTGATTCCTTTTCAAACCGAAATGCTTGCCCTGAGAGCGATTGCTCAGGCTTTGCGGGTCATTGATTATGTTCGCGAAAATGAAAATAACAAATTACAGTTTTTAGGCATCGTGCTGTCGATGGTGGAAAAGACCAAAGAGAATTCACTCGATATTCTCAGCGAAGTCTGGCGCGAATTTAACGGCGTTTTCGATACCATTGTGCCGAGGCTTGACAGCTTTGCCGTTGCCAGTCGTAAAGGACTGCCGGTCAGTTTCCTGGGCGGCAATGTGCAAAGCGAAAAGCATCGCTTCGAGATGTTCGCAGATGAAGTGGAACAGATGATACGACGACTGGTTCCCGAAGGAGTGTATGATGAACAACCGGAACGCGCCTTACTCTGATATTGAACTGGCAGGCAAGTTAAGTCAAAAACTGCTGCCCGACTCGGAGTCTACGAAATCAACAACCGCGGGGTCGATAAAATCCGCGCAATATATTCGCTTTCGCGCAAGTGATGTCAAAGACCATCAGAATGCGGTCAGTTCAACCGTTCAACCGAAAGAGCAGTTACCCTTGCGCCTGCCGCCGGATGATTTTGGCGCAAGCCGCTGGGAAACCTTTTTGTCCTGGTGCATGGAAATCACCAGTGCCGATGCCGCTTTTATTGTTGATGAACAGGGGTTCATCGTGGCAAACGAGGGAGAGTTAAGCGATGAAGAATTGACCCGAATCGCTGCGTGGTTGCCGATTGCCGCAACCTACATTCAGGAAATCAACCAAACTCCGAATCAAGCAGCAGCGCTTTGTTTTGAATACGACAACCGCTGGTTGACCAATTTGCAATTGAATATTAATGAGCAACTCGCTCTGGAACTTGCAATGATTAGCCCGGCGGTTATCCCGACAGAAATCTGTCGCGCCATTCAGTCAGCACTGGTTCAAGAATAACTGATAGCACACGAAAAAATTCGTCATTGCAACTCGCCATCCAACCTTCGCAATAAACCATCGGCGCATCCTGTATCAGACGCGCCGATGGTTCAACAACCCCAGGGATTTTACGACCGACTCAAATTTCAGAAAGAGTATTTGAGCGCCATCTGCATCCGACGCGCTGTGCTGACGGTATTGCCTCTGGCGCGACCGAACACACTGCTGGTGATGACCGCGCTGTTCGGTAAACCGAATGACGGGGTATTGGTCGCATTCTGCATTTCCAGCCGGTATTCCAGCTTGTGATTTTCGGTAATGCGGAATTTTTTGCCCAGCGCCAGATTCAAATTAAAGAAGCCCGGCGTGGTGAAATAATTTCTCCCGGTATTGCCGAATTCGCCCGCTGCCGGTATCGAAAACTGCGCCCGTTGCGCGGCGGTGAAATAGAATTCGGTTCCGACTGTCGAATCAAATAACCGCTTCGCCATATCCGGCGAACAACCGTTGCAGTTGGCAGGCGTCTGCACCACACTGCTGAAAGTATTTGAACCCGAATAAACCGTAAACGGTCTGCCGGATGTCAACACCACAGAACCGGTCATCGACCAGCCACCGATAATCTGGTCAACCACCGGATAGCTGTCGCTTGCAAAACGTCTGCCTTTGCCAAACGGCAAATCATACACGGCGCTGCCTTGAAAGGCGTGTTTGCGGTCAAAATCCGAACGCGCATAATTCAACTCGCGATTGCGAATGTCAAACGGCGTACTCGAAGCCGATTGCGCACTGCCGGTTGCGACCCGTGTGAACGCCGGGTCGAATGAGCGCGTGTCGAGCGATTTTGCCCAGGTGTAACTGAACTGGAAACTGAAGCCATTTGAGAATCGGCGCTGCGTGATAACCTCGAATGCGTGATAGGTCGAACGGTCGCCGCTATCGAGTACATTCAAGGCACCGGCAAATTGCGGAAAGGGGAAGAAGAAGTTTGCGCCAAGCCCGCTTGCCACCGGCAGCGGCACGCCGCTCGCCGTTCTTCTTGCAAGGGTTGCCGCAAGCGCCGCAACCGAATTCAAACTGAGTTCGGTCGGAAACAGGCGGCGCACAAAATCCGAACCGGTTTCATTGGCGCGACGGCTGGGGTCGGGTTGCAACAGTTGATTCATCAAACTGCTTTGCCCTCCGGCTTTGACAATTTTGAACGCCTCGACAAAACCGTTGCTGAATATCTCCGCCTGATTGATATTGTATCCGCCGAACAGATTGTCGCCTTTGCGTCCAAGATAATTTAATTCCAGAACGGTTTTCCAACCGATGTCGCGTTGAATGCTGAGTCCCCATTGCTGAGTTTTCGGAGCTTGCCAGTTCGGGTCAATGACGTGAATGCTGGCAGAAGAAAACGACGACGGTTGACGCAGTTGCACAGGGGTTATGCCCGCAGGCGGCGCAAGCGTTGGGATGCCATCAGCCAGTCGCCCGCCCGCTTGACCGAACGTGGTGTTGGTAATGCCAAGCGTCAGTCCCGGTTCACTCTGAAAAATCGTCGCTGATACGACCTGGGTATTCATGCGGTCATAGGCAATGCGATAGTTGGCGCGGATGGAGGTTTTGCCATCGCTGAAGGGGTCCCAGGCAATGCCAATCGAAGGTCCAAAATTGTTGTTGTCGTCATCGAATAAGTTGCCTTCGACCCACTTGACCGTGGTACTCGGTTGCGCGCCGACGAAAACGCCAGGGTCGGGGCGCAAAATAATGCTGCCGTTCACCGAACGCGGCGAGCGTTTAATTTCCCAACGCAAACCCAAATCAAGCGTCAGATTCGGGCGCAATTTCCACGAATCCTGCCCGTAAAAATCCCACTCATTGTAACGCGAAGCAAAAATGAACGGCGTATCGGGTGCCCCGTATGCATTATCGCTTTCGGCGACGAAGGCTTGCGAGATGCTGCCGACGCGACCGAGCAATTCGTTGATTGCCGATTGCAATCGCGGGCGGTCATTAGCGGTGTTGATGTCTGTCGGCAGGTGGAAGGTGGTCGGGTCAACGATGTTAATCGTGCGACTGAAATTGGCGGTCGCGCGAATGTTGCTTCCGGCAACCGACCCGCGCCGGTCTTCGTGTTTTTGAAACCGCAGATTGGTTCCCGCTTTGTAGGTATGCGAACCGCGCACCCACGAAAGATTGTCAACGATTTGATAGGTGGTGAGTTCGCGCAGATTGCCGAGGGTGCGATCCAACGGATGGGTTACGAGTCCGAGTACGAATATGGGATTCTGTTCGGAGTTCGGGTCGGGATTGGCAAAATCGAAAGTGAAATTATTGATGCCGAAAACCGCTTCATTGGTGATGCGGTCGGTCGGCGTCCAGCGCCAGTTGAGCGCCAGGTTTCGCGGACGGCGAACCGTATCAACAATGCGCGGCGTATCAGGGAAGCGCGCCCAGCCATCATTGACGAAATCGCCGATGGTGTCCTGGCTGCCGCGCGCCCAACGTCCAAAAACAGTGTTGTTCTGGTTAATGATATGGTCGACTTTAATCACGAAATCCTGCTGTTTTTCGCGTTGAATCGGGGTAAAGGTATAACCTGCGGTATTCAAGCCGTCGCCAACCGTGAAGTTATTTGGCAAAGGCGTGAGCGCGATGACTTTCTGAACGCTTGGGTCAAGCCCGCGTCCCGCAGGGTCATTGGCGACGATGTTGTAACTCTTCACATTGATACCGGGTAAGACATTGCCGTTGGCATCAACCGAAGCGCCGGCAACCCCCGCAGGATTGTTGACGCCACCCGCGACATAACGAAAGATGCCGTTGCGCGCCGCCTGGGTATAAACGGTGCTCGTGACATTGCGGGTTTCGCGGGTTCGCACCCATTGCATGTTGGTAAAGAAGAATGTCCGGTTATGCCCGTCATAAACTCCCGGAATCCACACGGGTCCGCCAAAACTGAACCCTGGAATGTGTTGCACGAATTGCGGCTTCACGACTTTGTCGAGATTGTTTTCATATTCGTTGGCGCGAAAACGCGGGGTTTGATAGTAGTCAAAAGCGTTGCCGTGAAATTCATTGGTGCCCGATTTCGTAACCATCGCCACCTGTGCGCCGCTGTTGCGTCCATATTCGGCGGTCGGATTGCTGGTGATGACTTTGAATTCGGTGATTGAATCGGGATTGGTTCTGAGCGGTGAAAAATTTGAGCCACCGGCGCTGGTTTCGTTGGTGTCGATGCCGTCGAGGGTGAAGTTCCAGGCGCGGTCGCGCGCCCCATGAACGTGAACTCCGCCGCCGGTGTTGGCGCCGCTCACCACCCCCGGTTGCAGGACGACGAGGTCAAGCGGATTGCGCCCGCGAACTCCGATAATCGGCAAACTGTCAACCAATCGCTGTTCGACCACGGTGCCGAAGTTACCGGATGAACTGGTCTGCACGATGTCTTGTCCGCCGCGCACTTCAACGGTTTCGGCGACTTGTCCGATTTCCAAAGCGACATTGATGGTCGTCGGTTGTCCGATGTTGACGGTATTGCCAACCGCGACGAATTTCTTGAAGCCATCTTTTTCAACCGTCAGCGTATAGTTGCCGATTTGCACGGAATCGAACAGGTAGGTGCCGGTTGAAGAACTTTCGGTGGTGAATGAAAGTTGCGTCCCTTCGTTCGTCAAGGTGACTTTAGCGCCGGCAATCGCCGCGTTGTTCTGGTCGGTAACGATACCGGTAACGCGGGATGTGGTGCCTTGCGCAAAGGCGCTAACGAAAGGGTTCAACAAGAGAACGATCAGCAGCACGGAATGTAAAATTCTCTTCATAAGTTTTGATCCTTTTTTCCATTTTAATCAGTTTAAATTTTAAAAATGCCGGTACGAGTTGTGAGGTGATGAATCATAACGAGTAGTTAAAGAGCCGGTCAATTGAAAGGATGAATCTTTTATTGAACCGATTGAAGAGCTAATGCTATAGTGATTTGTCTTTGGTAACAGACAATTTTTAACAAGGAGATAATAAAAGGATGTCCAGAGAAGAATCAGCAACCGATAAATTAACTTTCTTATTAATTGGTGCAGGAATTGGCGCGACATTGGCCTTATTATTTGCTCCGAAAAAAGGCAGCGAACTGCGAAGCGATATTGCCGATTACACGAAAAAAGGTATTGATGCCGCCGGCGAAGGCGCGCGTAAAATTGGTGAACGCGCCGGTGAGTATTATGAAACCGGTCGCTCCCGCGCGGTTGAAGCGTATGGCACCGCCCGCGAAAAAGTCGAGGAAGCTTATGAAACGACCCGCGGTAAAGTCGGCGAAGTGGTGGGCAGCGCCCGCGAAAAAATCGCTCACGGTACAGAAGCCGTATCCGAAGTTGCCACGCGCCAAAAGGATCAGCTTGCCGCAGCTATCGAAGCCGGCAAGCAGGCTTATAACGAAGAGAAGCGCAAATTCGGCGAGTCAGCCCGCGCCGCTGTGGAAAGCGACGAAGCCTAGTTTTGCATTTGCCGGTTTTTCCAATCAGAAATCCGGCAAATTGACCATCACTAACTGTCGCAACTAACGAAACCGGCGCGGTCGTCTTCAAAAGCCGCGCCTTTCATTTCCCCCGATGATTTTTTTCAGCATTGCCCTTGTCATTTAACAGGGAGAGATTGTGGAACAGCAGACCTTAAACATCTTTGTTGCAAGCGCCGCGGTGATCATCACCCTCAGTTTCATCGTGCAAACGTTTGTCTTCATCAAACTCTATGGCGTTGCCAAAAAAATTCGCGAGATGAGCGAAACCTTGCAAAAGAAGGTCGAACCGGTCATCAGCAAAGTGACGCCTGTGGTTGAACAGGTGCAAGCGACGGTCGCGGGCGTAAAAACGACGATTGATAAAATCAACCTTCAAGCCAAAGAAACCTTTGATAAAGTCGCCGTCGAAACCCGCGCCATTGCCGCAGCGGTTTCGACTTCGTCACAGGAGATTTCCAACCTGGCGCGGCGGCAAGCCGAGCAGATTTCTTCGACGCTCGATTTGACCACCTCGACGTTGCAAAAACAAGTGACCGAACTCGACGGACTGCTCACCCGCACCCAGGAGCGCGTCGATAACACCAGCATTCAGGTGCAAACGTCGGTGATTGAGCCGGTGCGTGAACTGGCGGCTTTGCTTGCGGGACTCAAACGCTCGATTGAAACGCTCTTCGGTCGTCGCCATAAACCCATCGACCAGGTCTATCAGGATGACGAGATGTTTATTTGAAGCATAGCCGAACGCCCGGTCAGCATTCTTGAAACCGGCTCCCACAGCCATTTTTAAGAATGATGACCGGGCACAGTCGGCATCAGCCTTTCAAAAGCACTTGGCTTTTTTCAAAAGAGCCAGGTGCTTTTTGCAATTAAGAATAACAACTTAAAATTGAAAATTTGAGACTCACGATAGGAAAAAAAGAATGTCAACGGAAAACACTTTTGATTTAAAAGCGACCATCAATTTACCGAAAACCAATTTCGCGCAAAAAGCCAACCTCACCGAGCGTGAACCTGCGCGCCTGGAAAAATGGCAAGCCATGAATCTTTATGAAGAGATTTGCCGCGCCCGCGCCGGTCGCCAGATGTTCATCCTCCACGACGGGCCGCCGTATGCTAACTCAGACATCCATCTGGGCACCGCGATGAACAAAATCATTAAAGACCTCATCGTCAAATCGCACGCCATGCTCGGCTTCGATGCGCCCTATGTGCCGGGGTACGATTGTCACGGATTGCCGATTGAAAAGCACGTCGAAAAAGCGCTTGATGAAAAGAAGATTAAAAAGCATGAACTGTCGCCGCTGGAGTTTCGCAAAATCTGTCGCGAACACGCCGCCGAAGCCCTGAAACGCCAGACCCGCGATTTTAAACGCTTAGGGATTCTCGGCGAATGGGACAATCCCTATATGACCATGTCGAACGCTTATGAAGCGGAGACCGCGCGACTGTTTGGCGATTTCGTGCGTCACGGCTATGTCTATAATGCCTTTCGTCCCGTGCAGTGGTGCATCACTGACCAGACGGCGCTTGCCGAAGCCGAAGTCGAATACAAGGAACATACGAGTCCGTCAATCTATGTAAAATTCCCGTTGCCCGCTGACCAGGTGGCGATACTTGAGAGACGAATAGCAGACAGCCGACAGCCGACAGCCGGCAGTGAAGAAGGCGAATCCGCAATCCGCAGCAGGCTTGAGCCTCTCCCGCAATCCGCATTTGCTAAGCCGGTGTTTGTTCTCATCTGGACAACGACGCCGTGGACATTGCCTGCGAACCTCGGCATCTGTTTTCATCCGCGTTTCGAGTATTCGGCAATCGATGTCGGCGAAGAAATCTATATTCTCGCAAGCGACCTTGTGGAATCGGTGAAAGAGAAATGCGGGCTTGGCGATTATTCGATTGTCGCG encodes:
- a CDS encoding ATP-binding protein, with the translated sequence MEQSFFRQLLEALPAAVLVTDMYGNVVYANDPSLAVLASSTKLELPSIKDVLPEVMQLIAASENDPTESQSCRYTRPDGTSILIGFRVAPIIDGLPLSEGMHYAVIFQDVTEVEKLRDERDRLLQLAAVSEVLPAVLHELKNPLAAISTAVEVLIEEVNELSVQTELHAVLSEVRRIRLTLEGIGLVSHKMRNRKNSAIDFAIKEAFRILEAPMKQKHLVSQCVVPAMPLLRLDASAIRAIVFNLVVNAIYACSIGAQITLHAHYHAMRSTLEITVSDSGCGMSEAVLQRCRELFFTTKPNGSGLGLALCDAVIQSAGGQLEIRSTKGAGTTVKVFLPVARG
- a CDS encoding roadblock/LC7 domain-containing protein, encoding MSRVDELNRVLRSLQAGTPDIEAAAVISEDGLVIASALPQHIEEVRVAGMSATILSLGSRAVHELGRGNLEQVLVRGKDGYIVLGNASPGTLLLILTTREAKLGLIFLDMNRAIENIKKIL
- a CDS encoding MBL fold metallo-hydrolase, yielding MPTVNLYNDGKHQNVLLEDFGHGEMVQANQHVIMHDGAGMILDPGGHKVYNQALSETTALLKGGQLEIIFFSHQDPDIIAAANGWLMTTDATAYISQLWVRFVPHFGLDRLVMERLKPIPDAGLQLHLKGCSLQAIPAHFLHSPGNFQIYDPISKILYSGDLGASLGMDYQEVPDFDAHLQYMEGFHRRYMASNRAMKAWAATVKTLDIELIAPQHGAFFKGKAMVNRFISWCEQLACGVDLLPDHYALE
- a CDS encoding response regulator — encoded protein: MSLVMIVEDEAVLRSSMARGIRKLAGIETAEAGTLAEARRQLAACPPQLILSDIDLPDGSGIEILSELERQGSRIPVVFISAYLDAWIERIPTIPEIEVHGKPVGLEELRDIVTRRLNATAEETGALPFSVADYLQLACLGQHSVLIEVRATDGSLATLEIVKGNIWSASDAQGSGIDAFRRILFAPNHSAHCRSLQSHSLERTIFDDWQRLLMDAARLHDETAHEQELLKEATAQVDDVAEALASATENAFNTIWEEAISAMIERDYQRALKAFLQADAIAPGDRKVAANLARLKDMGVTLSEMEPTAEVHK
- a CDS encoding ParA family protein is translated as MAKRICIASPKGGVGKTTIALNLAVALADRGRRVLLVDLDPQGGIGLSLARQDDAMAGLADLMVGQIAPADAIIKTQLPTLELLTRGRLNPVDACEFEMAIFRSGVLEGALQKVEQNADLVLLDTPSGLGLVTRAALTVSDFVLIPFQTEMLALRAIAQALRVIDYVRENENNKLQFLGIVLSMVEKTKENSLDILSEVWREFNGVFDTIVPRLDSFAVASRKGLPVSFLGGNVQSEKHRFEMFADEVEQMIRRLVPEGVYDEQPERALL
- a CDS encoding TonB-dependent receptor → MKRILHSVLLIVLLLNPFVSAFAQGTTSRVTGIVTDQNNAAIAGAKVTLTNEGTQLSFTTESSSTGTYLFDSVQIGNYTLTVEKDGFKKFVAVGNTVNIGQPTTINVALEIGQVAETVEVRGGQDIVQTSSSGNFGTVVEQRLVDSLPIIGVRGRNPLDLVVLQPGVVSGANTGGGVHVHGARDRAWNFTLDGIDTNETSAGGSNFSPLRTNPDSITEFKVITSNPTAEYGRNSGAQVAMVTKSGTNEFHGNAFDYYQTPRFRANEYENNLDKVVKPQFVQHIPGFSFGGPVWIPGVYDGHNRTFFFTNMQWVRTRETRNVTSTVYTQAARNGIFRYVAGGVNNPAGVAGASVDANGNVLPGINVKSYNIVANDPAGRGLDPSVQKVIALTPLPNNFTVGDGLNTAGYTFTPIQREKQQDFVIKVDHIINQNNTVFGRWARGSQDTIGDFVNDGWARFPDTPRIVDTVRRPRNLALNWRWTPTDRITNEAVFGINNFTFDFANPDPNSEQNPIFVLGLVTHPLDRTLGNLRELTTYQIVDNLSWVRGSHTYKAGTNLRFQKHEDRRGSVAGSNIRATANFSRTINIVDPTTFHLPTDINTANDRPRLQSAINELLGRVGSISQAFVAESDNAYGAPDTPFIFASRYNEWDFYGQDSWKLRPNLTLDLGLRWEIKRSPRSVNGSIILRPDPGVFVGAQPSTTVKWVEGNLFDDDNNNFGPSIGIAWDPFSDGKTSIRANYRIAYDRMNTQVVSATIFQSEPGLTLGITNTTFGQAGGRLADGIPTLAPPAGITPVQLRQPSSFSSASIHVIDPNWQAPKTQQWGLSIQRDIGWKTVLELNYLGRKGDNLFGGYNINQAEIFSNGFVEAFKIVKAGGQSSLMNQLLQPDPSRRANETGSDFVRRLFPTELSLNSVAALAATLARRTASGVPLPVASGLGANFFFPFPQFAGALNVLDSGDRSTYHAFEVITQRRFSNGFSFQFSYTWAKSLDTRSFDPAFTRVATGSAQSASSTPFDIRNRELNYARSDFDRKHAFQGSAVYDLPFGKGRRFASDSYPVVDQIIGGWSMTGSVVLTSGRPFTVYSGSNTFSSVVQTPANCNGCSPDMAKRLFDSTVGTEFYFTAAQRAQFSIPAAGEFGNTGRNYFTTPGFFNLNLALGKKFRITENHKLEYRLEMQNATNTPSFGLPNSAVITSSVFGRARGNTVSTARRMQMALKYSF
- a CDS encoding YtxH domain-containing protein; this encodes MSREESATDKLTFLLIGAGIGATLALLFAPKKGSELRSDIADYTKKGIDAAGEGARKIGERAGEYYETGRSRAVEAYGTAREKVEEAYETTRGKVGEVVGSAREKIAHGTEAVSEVATRQKDQLAAAIEAGKQAYNEEKRKFGESARAAVESDEA